A single Phoenix dactylifera cultivar Barhee BC4 chromosome 1, palm_55x_up_171113_PBpolish2nd_filt_p, whole genome shotgun sequence DNA region contains:
- the LOC103716621 gene encoding uncharacterized protein LOC103716621, with amino-acid sequence MASADEESLSPKNRLKLLCSYGGRILPRPSDGQLKYVGGETRVLAVPRSISFSELKKRIQEMFNSAKVVIKYQIMPEDLDALVSVTCDEDLRHMLHEYDRHEPRSPSNSPRFRLFLFSTAPPPLAPLSDAAASPIEQRYVEAINGVPPTATPATSTLSLFNISSSAATSPTSTIDLRDAFRPSRSNLLSTAAAAGLHRVRSTPNLGTAKNLSQMASGAGLQLYGGHQQDHHRRHHHHHHTTASRSRRRRTAAAEEGCGGWGVGPCGTRCVDADAGAG; translated from the exons ATGGCATCGGCCGACGAGGAGTCGCTCTCCCCCAAGAACCGGCTCAAGCTCCTCTGCAGCTACGGCGGCAGGATCTTGCCGCGACCCTCCGACGGCCAGCTCAAGTACGTCGGCGGCGAGACCCGAGTCCTTGCCGTCCCCCGCTCTATCTCCTTCTCAG aGCTGAAGAAGAGGATCCAGGAGATGTTCAATAGCGCAAAGGTGGTGATCAAGTACCAGATCATGCCGGAGGACCTGGACGCGCTCGTGAGCGTCACGTGCGACGAGGACCTCCGCCACATGCTCCACGAGTACGACCGGCACGAGCCCCGCTCCCCCTCCAACTCCCCCCgcttccgcctcttcctcttctccacggCCCCTCCGCCGCTCGCACCCCTCTCCGACGCCGCCGCCTCCCCCATCGAGCAGCGCTACGTTGAGGCCATCAACGGTGTGCCCCCCACCGCCACCCCGGCCACCTCCACGCTCTCCCTCTTCAAcatctcctcctccgccgccaccTCACCAACCTCCACCATCGACCTCCGCGACGCCTTCCGCCCCTCCCGGTCGAACCTCCTCTCCACCGCCGCTGCCGCCGGGTTGCATCGGGTCCGGAGCACGCCCAACCTGGGCACGGCGAAGAATCTGAGCCAGATGGCCAGCGGCGCGGGCCTGCAGCTCTACGGCGGCCACCAGCAGGACCACCAccgccgccaccaccaccatcaccacacGACGGCCAGCAGGTCCCGCCGCCGGCgtacggcggcggcggaggagggctGTGGAGGATGGGGAGTGGGCCCGTGCGGTACGAGGTGTGTGGATGCGGATGCGGGTGCCGGGTGA